The Calonectris borealis chromosome 13, bCalBor7.hap1.2, whole genome shotgun sequence genome contains a region encoding:
- the VSIG1 gene encoding V-set and immunoglobulin domain-containing protein 1 — MFATMLKIFPVLAILTGHVSGIVVTVPEKTVNVTTGGNATLLCTYTSSGPLENFFIQWSFYSAKESQLHIRSPCHGILSMDEKSVSHCQKMVYVTDARGRCSWRHQIYYYAEGQSYSYGEFKNRITAATGPGNASITISNMQPSDTGSYTCEVFSPQAEAGQSQKSVIVSVLVKPSTPFCKIEGTPEKGHLIYLLCKCEEGLPHPTYRWYRVDENTLKPVTEQLNPKTGILYIGNLTTFETGYYQCIASNILGNSTCELDLTAKHSDGSVVAGALIGAILAAAIICIIVWVLTKKAKNKKSSSNEMQEMAQKQSNAEYVQVPNEENIPATTVPSSNATNEYANVDETAASGTPENYEKQEAEKEEIA, encoded by the exons GCCACGTCAGCGGCATTGTGGTGACTGTCCCTGAGAAGACAGTGAATGTCACTACAGGTGGAAATGCAACCCTCCTCTGCACATACACGAGTTCTGGACCGCTGGAAAATTTCTTTATTCAGTGGAGCTTTTACAGTGCCAAAGAGAGCCAACTGCACATC CGTTCCCCGTGTCACGGTATTCTGAGTATGGATGAAAAGTCAGTCAGTCATTGTCAAAAGATGGTGTATGTGACAGATGCACGGGGAAGATGTAGCTGGAGACACcag ATCTATTATTATGCAGAAGGCCAGTCTTACTCCTACGGAGAGTTTAAGAACAGGATAACAGCTGCAACAGGTCCAGGGAACGCATCAATAACAATCTCCAACATGCAACCCTCAGACACTGGTTCCTACACCTGTGAAGTTTTCAGCCCACAGGCTGAAGCTGGACAGAGTCAAAAATCTGTGATTGTCAGCGTGCTGG TCAAACCATCAACACCTTTCTGCAAAATAGAAGGAACGCCTGAAAAAGGCCATCTAATCTACCTCTTATGCAAATGTGAAGAAGGATTGCCTCACCCTACCTACCGCTGGTACAGAGTAGATGAGAATACCCTCAAGCCTGTGACTGAACAACTTA ATCCGAAGACTGGCATTCTTTACATTGGCAATCTCACCACCTTTGAAACTGGGTATTACCAGTGCATAGCCAGCAACATCCTGGGGAACAGCACCTGTGAGCTTGACCTAACTGCAAAAC attcagACGGTAGTGTTGTTGCTGGAGCATTAATTGGAGCAATTCTAGCAGCTGCTATCATTTGCATTATCGTCTGGGTCTTAACCAAGAAGGCGAAGAATAAGAAGTCATCAAGTAACGAGATGCA AGAAATGGCTCAGAAACAATCCAATGCAGAGTATGTTCAGGTACCTAATGAAGAAAACATTCCTGCGACCACAGTTCCATCAAGCAATGCGACAAATGAATACGCTAACGTTGATGAAACAGCAGCCTCTGGAACACCTGAAAATTATGAGAAGCAAGAAgcggaaaaagaagaaatagcctAG